Below is a window of Myroides profundi DNA.
ACTTATTAGATATGATTCCCACAGCAGATAACGGTTTTTTGTTAGCTGGTGCAACTCAATCTTTTAAAAGCGGAGATCTTACAAAAGAGCGCAGTAGTAACTATGATGCCTGGCTGTGGAAAATGAGAGCTAGTGGTAAGAAAGAGTGGGACTTGCGTATAGGAGGCAATGGAGACAATTTTCTAAACAGTGTTGCTCATACCTTAAAAGATGGAGGCTTTATTTTAGGTCTTAGCTCAAGTAGTGATAGGGATAATTACAAAACAGAAAGTTTAATAGGAAAGAGTGACGCTTGGATTATAAAGCTCGATGCAGCGCGTAATGTGCTATGGCAAAAAGCCTATGGAGGATTAGAAAAAGAAGAACTTGTTAAAGTACTTCCTTTAATAGGAGGAGATTATATTCTTTTGATCAATAGCAACTCATCTAGTGGAGGAAATAAGGCTGTACCTTATTATGGAGGACAGGATATTTGGGTGATAAGAATTAACTCTGAAGGAGTAATAAAATGGCAGAGAAGTTTCGGGGGAGAATACGACGATATCGGATCAGATATTATAGCTACAAGTGATAAGGGATTTTTAATAGGAGGTTATAGCAATTCAGGAGTAAGTGGAAATAAAACAAGTGATTCTTTTGGCAACAATGATTATTGGGTAATTAAGATAAATGCTGATGGTAAGGAACTTTGGCAAAAGACGTATGGTTCAGAGGGCAATGATGAGTTAAAGCAAATACAGGAAGTCTCAAAGGATGGTTATAGACTATATGGGATATCGGATTCAGAAGTGGGGACTGCTAAAAACAGTGGATTGCAATCCGAGGTAGATTATTGGTCACTAGATATTGATAATCAGGGAGAGGTAAAACAAGAACTTTCCTATGGTTATGGCTCAAGAAACTTTTTAAGTAATGGTCTAGTTAAAGATAATGGTACAATCCTACTTGGTGGTACAACTCTAGAGAAGACAAAACAAGGAACTAAGGTAAGTTTTCTAGGCACACTACTTAACAAAGAAGGAGATGTGCTATGGGAAAATAGTATCTCTGGCAAGGGAGAAAATGTGCTTTCTAAACTGATAGAAACTAGAGATGGATCATATGTATTTGCAGGAACCTCAGACTCTAAACCAGATAGAGAAAAAAGTAGTCAAAAGGGGATGAATGATTTTTGGCTTGTTAAAGTAAAGGGGAAAACATCTGATAAGAACAATGAAACCCAAGAAGAGACAGATAATGATACAAGTAAAGAAAAACTAAAAATAGAGGCTATCCCCAATCCTGTAGTTACTT
It encodes the following:
- a CDS encoding T9SS type A sorting domain-containing protein produces the protein MWEQTLGGNNSEYLLDMIPTADNGFLLAGATQSFKSGDLTKERSSNYDAWLWKMRASGKKEWDLRIGGNGDNFLNSVAHTLKDGGFILGLSSSSDRDNYKTESLIGKSDAWIIKLDAARNVLWQKAYGGLEKEELVKVLPLIGGDYILLINSNSSSGGNKAVPYYGGQDIWVIRINSEGVIKWQRSFGGEYDDIGSDIIATSDKGFLIGGYSNSGVSGNKTSDSFGNNDYWVIKINADGKELWQKTYGSEGNDELKQIQEVSKDGYRLYGISDSEVGTAKNSGLQSEVDYWSLDIDNQGEVKQELSYGYGSRNFLSNGLVKDNGTILLGGTTLEKTKQGTKVSFLGTLLNKEGDVLWENSISGKGENVLSKLIETRDGSYVFAGTSDSKPDREKSSQKGMNDFWLVKVKGKTSDKNNETQEETDNDTSKEKLKIEAIPNPVVTYTNIIIPVEYKAGVLKLYDITGRILYQQVIKNQTEPLNLSGYSRGTYIITVKTDEIEDSVNIVKE